The Salarias fasciatus chromosome 16, fSalaFa1.1, whole genome shotgun sequence sequence TCCATTTTCCGTCCTGTTTCACCACTTTATGCAGCTTCAGGTGACAGACTGCTGAGAGGGATCCAAGATCCGAGAGGAGCAGGATCCATCCCCAACAGCTCCGGAGTTCAGgataggacacacacacacacacacacacacacacacacacacacacacacacacacaaatcggAGTGCGTTTATATGGTCAGTTTCTCATCAATCTGATagaatttgttgtgttttcagtgccgCCGACGCTCAAGTCGCTGTGACtatttttcaggttttgctTCGGCTGACGTTCATGTTCATGTCATATAAATATGAAGGAGGACTGAGTTTATTCAGGAGTGACTTGTCCTCCAGTGAAGCCACTGTCGAAGACACTGGCTTTGGATCATGCTATCTCTAAATCGCGGAAGGTGAAGGCAGCTCGTGTTGCTGCTATTCAAACACCTTTTCCTTCCAAACTTGTGACGGCATTTCGAACTCTGAAACCGTCTCCGCTGATGCCTCCCGGTTTGTCCTGTTCCTCCAGGTCGTGATGGACTGAGCCGGCGAGCGATGGAGCGTCCCGGTGAGGAGACCCTCCCTctgttcctcctgcagcccgCTGACGCCAGACGTCCGTAAGAGCGAATAGTCGCCGTCGGATCCCGCCTCCCCGGCTCGCCGCTTCTGCTGCGGAAGCTCATCGAGTAGAGCAGGACAGAGTGCAGAGCCGTGGACGTCCCCTGAGGACCCAGCGCCTCGGGGAGGTCCCACCATGAAGGCCTTCATCCCCGGAGGACCGCCGTCCGGCCTGCTGCTCGTCCTcgtctgctgccccctgctgggcctGGTCCAGTCCGCCGGCGGCAACAAGGCCGGCGACAACGCACACCCGCACCTGGGCGACGCCGACCCCGAGCGCTGCATGAGGCACCACTTCGTGGAGACCATCACACACCCCATCTATAAATGCAACTCCAAGGTAacgaggaaacacacacaccaggaaaaCTCAAAACCCGACGCGCTTTAGACTTCTGAAGGCTTCGTCTGTTCCTGAcgcttcagttcagttcagctttatttatacaatGTCAGTTACAACATAGTCATGTCTacatgttctcctggtcctggtccaggttctcctggtcctggtccagatagTTGACCACgtctgtggtttcatgacaaaaacaagcaacagcaccCGCTAGTGGTCCAACAAGAGAACTACATCAGTGTCTGCCTGTAAACTAACATCGTTTTCAAAGCATTGCtcaagttttttattttaatcttttacTTCAATcaaaatttattttaatcaccACATTTTATTAAATCTCTTAAATCTTAATTCTTAATCCAGGGGTGTGAAGCTGTCCGAAAAGAAATGGTAAATgttctacacttatatagcgcttcttaccctgcactgacagagcccaaagcgctttacactgcaatatcacattcacccattcacactgacactcacacaccagtggaggcggccgccatgcaaggcgctcagtccacccactgggggcaatgtagggttcagtgtcttgcccaaggacacttcgacatgcagatagcaggacacaggaatcgaactaacagcCTTCCGATtgagagacgactgctctccccgctgaaccacagccgccccttCAATTCGACTCGTGAAGCCACcaaaaagtttttcaaaaacatttattttgaacaaaattgATTGATAACAAATTTCTAAAGAGGAGCCGATCCAGAACAACGCTGAGAGCCGAGATATCGCTGaggctgccatgaaagctagcgagctagcattagcctggaAGCTGTGCGATGAGGGGGAGCTCTGAAAAACTTAAATAATTCTAGCCTTGAGCAGGATAGAATGCTCACAGCTAGAggagaaggtttcattaaaactgaaaagatttcagactttttatgagcttgttcttattttctgtaGAAAATGTGGACGTTTTCCTCACGAACACTCtgaaccacaacaaagaaagcaAAGTTTATCATGACGATGTTTCAGTGTGGCTCCTGACTGCGACTCCTTTGTTTTAAATCGTAGTCATTCAATAACCGACTTTAATAACAATAAGCCACTCCCCCGATGCTTGGATCTcctttctgcagagtttgcatgttctccatgcgCTCGCTCAAACCAAAACGGtccagaaacatgttttttctcttttttaactcGACCCTTCACACACAGAGCGTTGGGAAAGGCTCCAGTCGTCTGCAGAAGATTGATTACAGTGAAGGGCTGCTGATTGAGACCCAGCCTGCCTCGCCGTATCCGCCGCACGCTTGTTTTAGTTAAAAAGTTGTTTAAGGCAACGAAACCGGTCCGGCTGACGGGTTGATTATTTTGCTACAAACATTCAGGAAACTATTTATCCCCGGGAAAACCTGGGAGACGCGAAGGAAAACCCAGCAGAGGCGGCCAACAAGGCGTCCAGGCCTTCGCTCACAGTCATTCGTCTCCCGGCGCTCGGCCCCCGAAAGCCTCCCTCATTGGTTCGTTCCACCGCGTCTTCCTGCGCTCCTCCCGTCACGCTCCGGCCCTCGGGGACGgcgtgctggtgtgtgtgcggcGCTGGACCGCGGccacgctgcacacacacacacacacacacacacaccctgcaccTCAGCTGAGACGCTGACTTggctggacggacggacggacggctcGCCGTCAGCCGGCTTCGTCCTGAACCCTGTCAGGGGACGAACGGCGAGAGGGACTgaagagagaaggaaggaaggaaggaagacagAGGGGACTGAGGAAGGATAATTTGTCTCGTAAAGAGCAAAGTGTCGAGTAATCAGACGCAGATTTCAaccaaatatataaaataaaaagtttgaaCTTATTAACCTTTGAAACTGGGTCAGACCCAAACTggagtctgctgctgtctggagacTCTGTAGCTCCCACTAGTGGTGGAGGGCGGTACTACAACCCACTGGCCTCGTACACGAATAAGCTTTTAACATTTATTCGCAGTTCAATATCAAAATTCCACACTGGACCTATTTGTTCAAAAtcagttatttttaattttagctTTTATGTTAAGAAGTTATGAGCCAGAACAACATTTTACCTCCAACCAGAGCAAGTTTTGGAgaaagtgcaaaaaaacccccaaaaaacatcGATAACCTGTTGATAAATGGGAGCATTTGAACATTTtgtctttaaagtttaaagctAAAAGCAGAACAATGAAATGAGTGTGAGGATTTGAGGGTCAGAGCTTGGTGCAGACCTTTAGCTTTTGGAGGTTTTATTGGTGAAATCAATCAAAAGTGGTGAAATATTCACTGAAAACATCCTGACATGATGAGGAAGTGCTTGAGAAACGGTCTGGTCTCCGAATTCCTCTGATTTCAATCAATCAGGCGTCTGTGGGACGTGCGGGACTCCAGATCCGACAGATTCATGTCTCACACGACAGCTTCTCTGATTTTATCCTGTAAAACCGGAGCGTTTGGGATGGATCTGAAGCATGGGGTGATTTAATGGAAAGGAAAGCCTCACTAATGATGCCGAGCTCTGAAAAGCCCACATGTGGTGTTTAATGTGACGGTCGGTGTGGAGTGGAAGGATCGGCTCTCAGCACACCTTCACAACACGAAGCAGGTGGTCAAAATGCTGGATCCGCTAACTTAGCATGTAAAGTTCAGGCTACATGTCACAGAGAGCGCAGCTCAGCCTGTGAAAACACTCGTATAACATCCTCTGCGGCTCCGAGGGGAGAGGAAATCAGCCGGGGGATTTTATCGTGGTTTTCTTGGCTGGAAGCTCCGGTCTCAAACCTGTGAACCAAATAGGATTAGGCTCTGATTTTTATTGCTTCTCCAGCTTAGAAAAACACTGTAATTAAAACACTAATTTAACTTGTTATTTCCTTTCAGCAGGACCGGTGTTGAACACATGCAGCTTTACAGCTCAGCTGGATTTATCTGGATTTACAGGAActtttattcacatttacaaAGTCAGGAAAACAGATGaatattttactattttaaatgttttaagatTTAACTTAaagaaatcagagcagatcTTTTTATTTGGCTTGCtttgaaaacaatttttttctctGAGATTTAATAATTGTTGGAGATTTAGGACTTCACATCAAAATCACATTGcatcaaaaatgtaaataaatgtatgTAATTAATTCTAATGACaaatattaattattaattttaGCAATTAAATTCTTCACTAAGTAAATTGAGTAAATGCTTAAACCGGTGGCagcaaaaaagggaaaaaaataatgtaaaagtGTAtctcagttgttgtttttttttcttatattctGTCATAATTGTGACCTAAAAGTGAAACGAAAAAGAGTCTAAATGTTGAGAAAAGATTTGACCAAAATGTGGAAATAAGACAAAAATATCTTCATACTAGGAAATAAAGCAGAGACAACGTCAAACAAAGAGGGAAAGTGCTCTCTttgagaataaaacagaaatataaacTGTTAACAAGaaacatttttgttaatttttgttTAAAATCGTCACAGTTTAGTCAAAAGTTTTCAGTAAATTCACTAAAAATTTACAGTTCAAGATTTGAGCAGGAATGTGGAACACTCAAAATGTTTAGAAGTAGAAATATCAACAGTAAGACGTAACGTCTAACACTGAACCCCCAGCCTCTGACAAAAATCAGTAACTGACAATATCACGCTGAGAGTAAATAAatatcttgtttgttttcaaagaaaaataaaatgtcagaaacagaagaaaaagctGGAGACAATCAAATCCAAATGTTGAGAAAAATCTGATAATACCAATATCAAGAAATAAAGTGGAGATTTAAGAATGAATTCAAACTTTCTGACATGTAAAAATGATTTCTAAGATGAAAAACCAAATCTAAATGTCAATAATGGAGTGAAAGATTtgaaaaattaaactaaaatttaacaaaaacaaaattttgagactttttcttttttcacaaaaattcaAATATCGACAGTCGAATGATATTTAAGTTTtgagaaagaaacaagaaaccaTGAGAGTCGACATACCAtggaaataaagtttttatttttagttaaaAATCCAGTGAAGGTAATGAGAAAAGTATTTAGATCACACAAAACAGTAACATCCTCCTGGAATTTTATGTGGGAATTTTAAAACCAGATGATTTTGACGACTCATGGTTACTTTAACACTGAccatgtaatcagattactctgaGACTTTGAACAGGAGACCTGCCTCAGTTAATGCTGGATACTAACGCCGCTCTCCTCTGAGTCGCTTCTGTATCGGCTGCACTTCAGAGTAGCTGCTCTGAAGGGTGGATGGGgcaggaggggtgtgtgtgtgtgtgtgtgtgtgtgtgtgtgtgtgtgtgtggggggggggggggggggtaaacaGGGGAGGGCAGCGTTTGATGCTCTGATCTCCAGCCTGGACAAAGACAAATGGTCTTAAAGTGGCGACAACACTCCTGATGtctgagtatgtgtgtgtgtgtgtgtgtgtgtgtgtgtgtgtgtgtgtgtgtgtgtgtgtgtgtgtgtgtgtgtcaccctgCCATGGCCCCAGACAGGCTTTTGTCAGAGTGGGTACACGAGTGGCGACACGCAGCAGCTGACAGAAGGACGTGACACGGGAGTCTGTTTAGGGAGGCGGCGGGAATGCGGCGTCCCTCCGAGGAATGCCGCCGCCGAGGCTAATCAGGCCGCCGTGCGCGCCTGCGGGTGAGCCGGCTCCGGGTTTTCAAGTCAGAACACAAAGCTGTCGGTTTGGGAGTCTGTTGATACGGATCTGATGCTTCCAAATCATGGAAACGGGGAGAACACAACTTTTGGTGGtgaacagctgttctgcacatgctcagtagagacacaggaagaacaacgctgctctgctctgtaaATCCCTCTCTTCGAATCTTTCTCAGtcaatgtgacttttttctatatttcatGTTCAGTAAATAatagtgatttttttcattaaccATCTTTTATCCACTTTATTTCATGACATAACGACTGCTAGCTATACTAGCGAAGGCGCTACGCTCAGCCAATAATGTACTGACGGCCAATCATGTGGCAAATGTGAGCATTTTAGAGATAATTGAGTCAATAATGAGagtgattttcatttaaatgggGATTTGGCAGAAAAACCCTGAGCTAAGGGTCCGCATGCAGCAAACAGCAGCGCCAGCTAGTGTTccggcatgctaactgcagGGCGTTTCCATAGAAACGTCGTTCTGAAAACACCGTGGTGTGAACGGCCTGTCGGGCCAGGCCGCCGTGGAGGAATGCGGGGCGGCTCTTGCTGCTATCTCCCGCCGTGCAGGTGCAAGGCCGAAGACGCCATCGGGGCCGAGCCGCCTCCTGAAACACTGTCCTCTTTGtgttcgccgccgccgccgcggcccgcAGGTCGCCACAGACCAGAAAGAATGGCCGGAGTGTGTTTCCCTCACCGCCGCTCCTccttgtgtgtgttgcagatggTGCTGCTGGCGCGCTGCGAGGGCCACTGCAGCCACACCACCCGCTCCGACCCCCTCATCTCCTTCAGCTCCGTCCTCAAGCAGCCCTTCAAGAGCACCTGCTCCTGCTGCCGGCCGCACACCTCCAAGCTGAAGGCGGTGCGGCTGCGCTGCGCCGGCGGGACCCGCATCACCGCCACGTACCGATACATCCTGGCCTGCAACTGCGAGGAGTGCAGCTGAGCCGGCCCCCCAGACCCTCCCAGACCCCCCCGGACCCTCCCAGACCCCGCAGACTCTCAGGAGCCGCGGACCGGAGCGCTCGGCTCGGTTATCGGATCAGGAATTTGCCCCCAGAGATGCCGGCCGTTGGCCGGGGAGCGACGGCCTGCAGCGGCCGGATCGCCCTCGCGCGGGCCTTGAAACCCGAGCCGCGGCCCGCGGGACGCGGACTCAACACGCTACACGCCGTCTCCGTTCAGTCAAGTGCGCACGAAGCAGATTCCTCAGACACCGCAGAGCGCCGGGAGAACCGCACTCATTACAGGCCTCCGTAATTCATAACACACACGCTCGGCAAACCGCGGCACGACGCGTATCTGCACCGCCTTTCTCCCGTAAAACACAACGCGCCCGCCAGAGGAGCGAAGCGAGGCCTCGCATCCGGCGGCGCGGCAGTCCGGGAGCCCAGCAGGCGGGACACGTGGCGGATCTGTAGACCTGCTCGCTCAGCCGGCAGCGCTTCACACTCTCCCCGCTGACTCTCATCTCGCCGTGTCAGACACGAGCGGCTCATCGAGGACGGTAAAACGAGGAGCGGCGGGAAGATGAGtcccggggggcgggggggattCCGGcagatcggggggggggggggggggggggggggggggggcgactcGGCCGGGGCCGACCATCAACAGACTGTCACCGGCACCGGCTTCAATATGTAATCTATCTGTCTTGGTTCCTGTCATTGTTATCGTACCGGCAGccgctctccgccgccgccgccgccgccgccgcctctcacctGAGGCGTATCGTTTCTGACGACGTGTCTCAGAGGAAACAAGCTTATCTGCAGCTCGGTGAACACAGACCTTCAGACCCTTCTGTACTTCGCtcggtgtgcgtgtgtgtgtgtgtgtgtgtgtctgtgtgtgtgtgtgaacccgCTGACCTCCTCCACTTGTCTTCGTTGTCCAAAATGTGGTTTTTCTATCATTAAAGCTCTTTTTGTTTCTCAACCAGAGAGAATCCAGAGCGGATTCAGTTCATGGAAGCAAATAAAGAcgctgaaacattaaaaaactccTCAGCAAActctgttgtttcactttggGCTTCGGTCGAAGAACACCACATCAAGGATTCAGCATTTTCTTCCCATTTTGAAGAAGTGGTGAAAAATTCAGACAGTTGT is a genomic window containing:
- the ndp gene encoding norrin, translated to MKAFIPGGPPSGLLLVLVCCPLLGLVQSAGGNKAGDNAHPHLGDADPERCMRHHFVETITHPIYKCNSKMVLLARCEGHCSHTTRSDPLISFSSVLKQPFKSTCSCCRPHTSKLKAVRLRCAGGTRITATYRYILACNCEECS